From one Formosa sediminum genomic stretch:
- a CDS encoding ABC transporter permease has translation MRVLNLIKIAYKAIVLNKVRTLLTMLGIIIGVASVIAMLAIGEGSKASIRETISSMGSNMVTIQPGADDRGPARGSGGDVQTLIYKDYEKIKEQVSLLSHVTPVVNGSGQVINGSNNWPSTIFGVNPEYLQIKAVGLQSGSMFTDNEVKSAAKVVLLGQTVVENIFPDGQDPVGKMIRFNNIPFKVIGVLEEKGENTFGQDQDDVVVAPYTTVQKRILAIDYLNQIMASAVSEDDASEAVDQVTELLRSQHKLMDNEEDDFTVRSMEELISTFSSTSEMLTVLLVAVAGISLLIGGIGIMNIMYVSVKERTKEIGLRMAVGGKGSDILMQFLIEAILISITGGLLGVVLGLSATVFIEKFLHWPTSVALYSIVISFAVCAITGIFFGWYPARKASALDPITALRYE, from the coding sequence ATGAGAGTATTAAATTTAATAAAAATAGCTTATAAAGCTATTGTGCTTAATAAAGTGAGAACTTTATTAACCATGTTAGGGATAATTATTGGTGTTGCGTCTGTAATTGCTATGTTAGCTATTGGAGAAGGATCTAAAGCGAGTATTAGAGAAACAATCTCTAGTATGGGGTCTAATATGGTGACTATTCAACCTGGAGCTGATGATAGAGGTCCTGCTAGAGGAAGTGGTGGAGACGTACAAACCTTAATATACAAGGATTACGAAAAGATTAAAGAACAAGTCAGTCTATTAAGTCATGTAACACCCGTTGTAAATGGAAGTGGACAAGTTATAAATGGTTCTAATAACTGGCCTTCAACAATATTTGGTGTCAATCCAGAGTATTTGCAAATAAAAGCAGTTGGTTTACAAAGTGGTAGCATGTTTACAGATAACGAAGTAAAATCAGCTGCAAAAGTGGTATTACTTGGGCAAACGGTTGTTGAAAATATATTTCCAGATGGTCAAGATCCAGTCGGAAAAATGATTCGATTTAATAATATCCCGTTTAAAGTAATTGGTGTATTAGAAGAAAAAGGAGAAAATACGTTTGGACAAGATCAAGATGATGTGGTCGTTGCGCCTTATACTACAGTGCAAAAACGTATTTTGGCAATCGATTATTTAAACCAAATTATGGCTTCAGCAGTAAGTGAAGATGATGCCTCTGAAGCAGTAGATCAAGTTACCGAACTATTACGTTCACAACATAAATTAATGGATAATGAAGAAGATGATTTTACAGTACGTTCTATGGAAGAGTTGATTTCTACCTTTAGTTCTACTAGTGAAATGTTAACGGTTCTTTTAGTAGCAGTTGCAGGAATATCCTTGTTAATTGGAGGTATTGGAATTATGAATATTATGTACGTATCTGTAAAAGAGCGAACTAAAGAAATAGGACTGCGAATGGCAGTAGGAGGTAAAGGCTCCGATATATTAATGCAGTTTTTAATAGAAGCTATTTTAATAAGTATTACAGGAGGACTTTTAGGTGTGGTATTAGGTCTTAGTGCTACCGTATTTATAGAGAAATTTTTACATTGGCCTACAAGTGTAGCATTGTATTCTATAGTAATTTCTTTCGCTGTCTGTGCTATTACTGGAATATTTTTTGGATGGTACCCAGCACGTAAAGCATCAGCATTAGATCCTATTACAGCATTACGTTACGAGTAA
- a CDS encoding ABC transporter ATP-binding protein codes for MGKEIIKIQDLKREFTMGTETVHALKGISYSIEEGQFVTIMGSSGSGKSTMLNILGCLDQPTSGLYEIDGVAVKNLSRNQLATIRNEKIGFIFQSYNLLARTSAIENVELPLLYNSKVSTEERRERAIKALEMVGLGERLHHTPAQLSGGQQQRVAIARSLVNNPVMILADEATGNLDTRTSYEIMSLFQELNKKGITITFVTHEPDIATFSSRTIILKDGNIIKDYMNNDIQSAAAELAKLPKEDH; via the coding sequence ATGGGTAAAGAAATTATCAAAATACAAGATTTAAAACGGGAATTTACAATGGGTACCGAGACGGTACATGCCTTAAAAGGGATTTCCTATTCAATTGAAGAAGGACAGTTTGTTACTATTATGGGATCTAGTGGTTCTGGTAAAAGTACAATGTTAAATATACTTGGTTGTTTAGATCAACCAACTTCTGGACTTTATGAAATAGATGGCGTTGCTGTTAAAAATTTAAGCAGAAATCAACTAGCAACTATTCGTAACGAAAAAATTGGTTTCATCTTTCAGTCTTATAATCTATTAGCCAGAACATCGGCAATAGAAAATGTAGAGTTACCATTACTTTATAATAGTAAAGTTTCAACAGAAGAACGAAGAGAACGTGCTATAAAAGCGTTAGAAATGGTAGGCTTGGGCGAGCGTTTACATCATACTCCAGCTCAGCTTTCAGGAGGACAACAACAACGTGTAGCTATTGCAAGATCTTTAGTAAATAATCCTGTAATGATTCTTGCAGATGAAGCAACAGGGAATTTAGATACGCGTACTTCGTACGAAATCATGTCCTTATTTCAGGAACTAAACAAAAAAGGAATTACTATCACATTTGTAACGCATGAGCCTGATATTGCAACCTTTAGTAGTAGAACCATTATATTAAAAGATGGTAATATTATTAAAGATTATATGAATAATGATATACAATCTGCAGCTGCAGAATTAGCAAAATTACCTAAAGAAGATCATTAA
- a CDS encoding efflux RND transporter periplasmic adaptor subunit: MKTNKKIILTSIVAVIIAVGAYSYFGKDKAVLIEAKTVTVKKGDVTTMVTATGTIEPINQVDVGTQVSGVVEKIYVDYNSVVKEGQLIAELDKTNLKAALTEAQAAYDNAVSQKNYMQTIYNRQKTLFENKVISKSDFDDATYNYETAKGTVIQRLSDLQSAKTNLGYANIYSPINGVVLSREIEEGQTVAASYSTPTLFTIAQDLREMQVEADVDEADIGNVTEGQRVTFTVDAYIGQTFEGKITQVRLDYTETSSVITYTVIIKADNPDLKLKPGLTTTISIYTLELNDVLTAEAKAINFKPLPQVMDAYDEQNKIVMVHPEGDNGPRSQSDENESDDSAVVWVLQSNGMISPKHVKLGASDGVNVQILEGLNEGDKLVYSLKAEENTDFPPVGGGSSESPFMPKPPGGKK; the protein is encoded by the coding sequence ATGAAGACAAATAAGAAAATTATATTAACAAGTATAGTTGCTGTTATAATAGCTGTAGGCGCTTATAGTTATTTTGGCAAAGACAAAGCAGTTTTAATCGAAGCCAAAACGGTAACTGTTAAAAAAGGCGATGTAACGACTATGGTTACTGCTACAGGAACTATAGAGCCTATTAATCAAGTAGATGTTGGTACTCAGGTGTCTGGAGTAGTAGAGAAAATTTACGTAGATTATAATAGTGTGGTTAAAGAAGGCCAGCTTATAGCAGAGTTAGATAAAACGAACTTAAAAGCTGCTCTTACAGAAGCTCAAGCAGCTTACGATAATGCGGTAAGTCAAAAAAATTACATGCAAACCATATATAACAGACAAAAAACATTGTTTGAAAATAAAGTGATTAGTAAATCAGATTTTGATGATGCTACCTATAATTACGAAACCGCTAAAGGAACAGTAATCCAACGTCTATCAGATTTACAATCTGCTAAAACAAATTTAGGTTACGCTAATATATATTCGCCTATAAATGGAGTGGTATTATCTAGAGAAATAGAAGAAGGTCAAACAGTAGCTGCTAGTTATAGTACACCAACCTTATTTACAATTGCGCAAGATTTAAGAGAAATGCAAGTTGAAGCAGATGTAGATGAAGCCGATATAGGAAACGTTACAGAAGGCCAACGTGTAACCTTTACAGTTGATGCTTACATTGGGCAAACTTTTGAAGGGAAAATTACTCAAGTGCGTTTAGATTATACAGAAACATCTAGTGTAATTACTTATACCGTTATTATAAAAGCCGATAATCCAGATCTTAAATTAAAACCAGGCTTAACCACAACCATTTCAATTTATACTTTAGAGTTAAACGATGTGTTAACAGCAGAGGCAAAAGCTATTAATTTTAAACCTTTACCTCAAGTTATGGATGCGTATGATGAACAAAATAAAATTGTAATGGTACATCCGGAAGGAGATAACGGACCTAGATCACAATCAGATGAAAATGAATCGGATGATAGTGCTGTAGTATGGGTGTTACAAAGTAATGGTATGATTTCCCCTAAACATGTAAAATTAGGCGCAAGTGACGGTGTTAATGTTCAAATTTTAGAAGGTCTTAATGAAGGAGATAAATTAGTATATAGTTTAAAAGCTGAAGAAAATACAGATTTCCCTCCAGTAGGTGGCGGATCATCAGAGAGTCCATTTATGCCAAAACCACCAGGAGGAAAAAAATAA
- a CDS encoding TolC family protein — protein MKIILHILCFFSVAVAFAQTATEEAENQSKIWSLEDCITYAIENNITVKDADLDKDISEVNYDKSKSSRLPNLFGSASQNFTNGNSIDPITSDYVTDQVYSTNLGATSTMTLYQGSQISNQIKQDKLLVDQNSFLVEEAKNNIIISILENYLQLLYAKEGITIAEKNLEASEKEVLRAKARLDAGSIALNDYTEAQSQAATNKYNVITAKNDYQQYVIDLKQLLELGPEDTIEIEDVDDDMALINLEMDKMNIYYKALNVLPEMNASDLNIEINEKDLDIAKGAYMPTVSLVGTLGSGYTSISDINFSRQLDINFNQSVGVSVSIPIFNRNETKAAVKTAEINIEKAQIEKQSTEKEIYKKVETAYQNALSAQEQIIAAEASQEAALQSYNLAKIKYELGELSTTDLIINQNTYTAAQLNYIQAKYLNILYHQLLQFYQGNDIKL, from the coding sequence ATGAAAATAATCTTACACATATTATGCTTTTTTAGTGTAGCAGTAGCATTTGCACAAACGGCTACCGAAGAAGCTGAAAATCAATCTAAAATATGGTCTTTAGAAGATTGTATTACGTATGCTATAGAAAATAACATTACAGTAAAAGATGCTGATTTAGATAAAGATATATCAGAAGTAAATTATGATAAGTCTAAATCTTCTAGATTGCCAAATTTATTTGGTAGTGCATCTCAAAACTTTACAAATGGTAATTCTATAGACCCTATTACAAGCGATTATGTTACCGATCAGGTTTATTCTACAAATTTAGGGGCAACAAGTACTATGACGCTGTATCAAGGTAGTCAAATTTCAAATCAAATTAAACAGGATAAATTACTTGTAGATCAAAACTCTTTTTTGGTAGAAGAAGCCAAAAACAATATTATCATAAGTATTTTAGAAAATTATCTTCAATTATTATATGCTAAAGAAGGAATTACGATAGCCGAAAAGAATTTAGAAGCTTCAGAAAAAGAAGTTTTACGTGCTAAGGCGAGATTAGATGCCGGTTCTATAGCATTAAACGATTATACAGAGGCTCAATCGCAAGCTGCAACAAATAAGTATAATGTTATTACTGCTAAAAACGATTATCAGCAATACGTTATTGATCTTAAACAGCTGTTAGAATTGGGACCAGAAGACACAATTGAAATTGAAGATGTAGACGATGACATGGCCTTAATTAATTTAGAAATGGATAAAATGAATATCTATTATAAAGCATTAAATGTTTTGCCAGAAATGAATGCTAGCGACCTAAATATTGAAATTAATGAAAAAGATTTAGATATCGCTAAAGGTGCGTATATGCCAACAGTATCTTTAGTTGGTACATTGGGATCAGGATATACAAGCATATCTGATATAAATTTTTCTAGACAATTAGATATTAATTTCAATCAGAGTGTTGGCGTAAGTGTATCCATTCCTATTTTTAATAGAAATGAAACAAAAGCAGCAGTTAAAACTGCCGAAATAAATATTGAAAAAGCTCAGATTGAAAAACAATCTACTGAAAAAGAAATTTATAAAAAGGTAGAAACTGCATATCAAAATGCATTATCTGCTCAAGAACAGATTATAGCAGCAGAAGCTTCTCAAGAAGCAGCATTACAATCTTATAATTTAGCTAAAATTAAATATGAATTAGGTGAGCTTAGTACAACAGATTTAATCATTAATCAGAATACATATACAGCAGCACAGCTTAATTATATACAAGCTAAGTATCTAAATATTTTATATCACCAATTACTTCAATTTTATCAAGGAAACGACATTAAACTTTAA
- a CDS encoding BCCT family transporter, protein MQKHIVLTCSISILFICTLIVFFATEISYNTIESTSIWVRNNFGYFYLYLGFGCVLFLLSIAISPFGKIKLGTPDSKPEYSLWAWVAMLYSAGMGSGILLRAVQEPVFMQQHPPYASTLDSEILALEFTFYQWGVTAWAFYGFFAMIVGYTLFVKHKKVNVSATIEDYVPSRTIKNGVDVVTIITTVFGLIAAIGLGTTQIKGGLTHVFQKPFGLITIVLLCIAVSCVACYSAWQGVNKGIKLFSKLNIIVTFLILCFVCIHSNILDILNSFLKSTYYYVLDFIPMSLALGEYNPGLSFLTGWTFYYWAFWLAWSPFTGIFIARISKGRTLRQLLFGVLLIPSLGTFFWFSAFGTSAFQLIASWKDYNNEFGNVFSSIFIFFQHYPYAMVLNITTLFLLFSFLVTSIDSAVFVLSMFTDQGAKHPSKKHRIIWSGFILLTTLALVLLGNVKPDVDVLDAVQKLLIITSLPFAIIIPFMSVIFLIDLIKNK, encoded by the coding sequence TTGCAAAAACATATTGTATTAACCTGTTCTATAAGTATATTATTTATATGCACTCTTATTGTATTTTTTGCTACCGAAATAAGTTACAATACTATAGAAAGCACATCTATTTGGGTGCGTAATAATTTTGGGTATTTTTATTTGTATTTAGGTTTTGGCTGTGTGCTTTTTTTATTAAGTATTGCCATATCTCCCTTTGGCAAAATAAAATTAGGAACACCAGATTCTAAGCCAGAATACTCTCTTTGGGCTTGGGTAGCCATGTTATATAGCGCAGGTATGGGGTCGGGTATATTACTTAGGGCAGTACAAGAACCTGTGTTTATGCAACAACATCCTCCGTATGCATCTACTTTAGATTCAGAAATTTTGGCATTAGAATTTACGTTCTATCAATGGGGTGTTACTGCTTGGGCTTTTTATGGCTTTTTTGCAATGATTGTTGGCTATACTTTATTTGTGAAACATAAAAAAGTTAATGTAAGTGCTACGATAGAAGATTATGTACCAAGTCGGACAATTAAAAATGGGGTAGACGTAGTTACTATTATAACTACCGTTTTTGGTTTAATTGCAGCTATTGGTTTAGGGACTACTCAAATTAAAGGAGGCTTAACTCATGTATTTCAAAAACCATTTGGATTAATTACTATTGTTTTATTATGTATAGCTGTGTCCTGTGTTGCATGTTATTCTGCTTGGCAAGGTGTTAATAAAGGAATTAAACTGTTTTCTAAATTAAACATTATAGTTACATTTTTAATCTTATGTTTTGTATGTATTCATAGTAATATACTAGATATTTTAAATTCATTTTTAAAAAGCACGTACTATTATGTGTTAGATTTTATTCCTATGAGTTTAGCTTTGGGCGAGTATAATCCTGGATTATCCTTTTTAACAGGATGGACTTTTTATTATTGGGCATTTTGGTTAGCCTGGTCTCCATTTACAGGTATATTTATAGCTCGTATTTCAAAAGGGCGTACGTTAAGACAATTGCTTTTTGGAGTATTACTAATTCCTTCTTTAGGCACTTTTTTCTGGTTCTCAGCTTTTGGAACTTCAGCTTTTCAGCTTATTGCTTCGTGGAAGGACTATAATAATGAATTTGGTAATGTGTTTTCTTCTATTTTTATATTTTTTCAACACTATCCATATGCAATGGTGTTAAATATTACCACGCTATTTCTACTCTTTAGTTTTTTAGTTACTTCAATAGATTCTGCAGTATTTGTATTAAGTATGTTTACAGATCAAGGTGCAAAACACCCCAGTAAAAAACACCGTATAATTTGGTCTGGGTTTATACTTCTAACCACTTTGGCTTTAGTCCTTTTAGGTAATGTTAAGCCAGATGTAGATGTGTTAGATGCAGTGCAAAAATTACTAATTATTACATCTTTACCCTTTGCAATTATTATTCCCTTTATGAGCGTTATTTTTTTAATAGACCTTATTAAAAACAAATAA
- a CDS encoding J domain-containing protein produces MKRITEYRKLFEVDKDADLKTLKKQYRNLAKEWHPDKFQEGDPLVEEAEAKTRKITDGYHFLVSIAPETRAANSEVYNDTINNSAVADFQWKNLVLEITFQDGSTYEYFGVTKPVYIKMINSDKINRFVKRNIYSKYLYRKSKRTLEATE; encoded by the coding sequence ATGAAACGTATAACGGAATACAGAAAACTTTTTGAAGTTGATAAAGATGCCGATTTAAAAACTTTAAAGAAACAGTACCGTAATCTTGCAAAAGAATGGCACCCAGATAAATTTCAAGAAGGCGATCCGTTAGTGGAAGAAGCTGAGGCTAAAACTCGTAAAATTACAGATGGTTATCATTTTTTGGTAAGTATAGCGCCAGAAACTAGAGCGGCTAATAGTGAAGTTTATAACGATACCATTAATAATTCTGCAGTAGCCGATTTCCAGTGGAAGAATTTAGTTTTAGAAATTACGTTTCAAGACGGATCTACTTACGAGTATTTTGGTGTTACTAAACCCGTATATATTAAAATGATTAATAGTGATAAAATTAATCGTTTTGTGAAACGTAATATATATTCTAAATATTTATATAGAAAATCTAAACGTACATTAGAAGCTACTGAATAA